The window GTCCTTTTTGTCGGTGCAGGCTTGTCTCGGTTGGCAGGTCTCCCTTCGTGGCCGGGGTTGGCTTCGAAAGTTCTTAATGAATTACGGGATGCGAAACTTATAAACTATTCCGAATTGAGTCAGCTTGAGGGGCTGAGTGACTCGAAAAAGAAACTCACCATAGCATCGCTGATTGCCGAAACCAATGGACATAGTATTGATTACAATAAGCACCTCCAAGCTCGATCAGGGGAGTCAGAGGTGTACGAGCATGTTAACCGGTTCGGTTGTCCTTGCGTGACGACGAATTATGATGAGTTGCTGTCACCAATTATCTACGATGGGGATGATAGTAAAACGCCCGCGAGAAACAAGCGAGTTTATCATACTGAGGATTTTCATTCATTTCATCAGAACGATCCGGGTACAGTGGTCCATTTGCACGGTTCCATTGCTGACCCTAAGTCAATGGTTATCACCACAAGGGATTACTTAGAGCATTATGACAATCCCTTTGTGCAAGAGTTTTTGGGACGGCTTTTCCAGAGAAAGACAGTTCTTTTTGTTGGATATGGATTAGAAGAAGCTGAGATTTTGGAACACATATTGAGGCGTGGCGGAGCAAGAACAGGAGCAGAGGGAAGGCGTTTTCTAATCCAAGGATT of the Pseudodesulfovibrio sp. zrk46 genome contains:
- a CDS encoding SIR2 family protein is translated as MSIIPPLIDTPDVPQAIINAAQEGQLVLFVGAGLSRLAGLPSWPGLASKVLNELRDAKLINYSELSQLEGLSDSKKKLTIASLIAETNGHSIDYNKHLQARSGESEVYEHVNRFGCPCVTTNYDELLSPIIYDGDDSKTPARNKRVYHTEDFHSFHQNDPGTVVHLHGSIADPKSMVITTRDYLEHYDNPFVQEFLGRLFQRKTVLFVGYGLEEAEILEHILRRGGARTGAEGRRFLIQGFFSTEAHLYSNLYQYYRSQFGVHLVGFVKDQNGYEQLGVIAESWANAIQFVDPGLVEDLEFMDEVLSDA